CCGTCTCACCCAACACCTGGAGCGCCGTTATGCCTTCTACTGAACCCTTGGTGAGCCTGCGGGATGTGCACCTGTCGTTCGGCGCCAACCCGGTGCTCAAGGGCATCGACCTCGACGTGCTGCGCGGCCAGGCGGTGTCGATCATCGGCCCGTCGGGGTCGGGCAAGTCGACGATCCTGCGCTGCATCACCGGTTTATTGCAGCCTCAGCGCGGCAGCATCCGCGTGGGCCAGACCCAGGTCGATACCTTGGCCCAGGAAGCCCAGCGCATCGAGTTGCGTAAGCGCGTCGGGTTTGTGTTCCAACAGTACAACCTGTTCCCGCACTTGTCGGTGCTGGAAAACCTGGTGATCGCCCCGCGCAAGGTGCTCGGCCGCAACCGTGCCGACGCCGAGAAAGACGCTCGCGCCTTGCTGGCCAAGGTGCGCATGGAGCACAAGGCCGATGCCTATCCCGGCCAACTGTCCGGTGGCCAGCAGCAACGTGTGGCGATTGCCCGGGCGTTGGCGATGCGTCCGGAGCTGATCCTGTTTGACGAAGTGACGTCGGCACTGGACCCGGAGACCGTCGGCGAAGTGCTGACGGTGATCCGCGAACTTACCGAAGAGGGCATGACCTGCGTGTTGGTCACCCACGAAATGCGCTTCGCCGAAGAGATCAGCGACGTGGTGTATTTCACCGAAAACGGCGTGATTGTCGAGCATGGCAGCGCGCAGCAGATCTTCCAGAACCCGGCCAGCGAACGCACCCAGACGTTCCTGCGCCATGCCTTGGGCGACACGGGGCGCCGTGGCCCCATCGCCCACGACCCGTACCTGTTGACCAATTTGAGCCGTTACAGCCTGTCTGTCTGATAAGAGGAAATTCGTGATGAGTATCGAAAACCGTGCCGACGTGATCGAAGCGTTTTTGCAGCAGATCCGCGTCATCAACCAGCGTGGCGTAGACCGCGCGGCCTTGGATGAAATCGTTGGGCTGCTGGAAAACCTCGCCCAGCGCCGCGACCTGTTCAACTTTGATGAATTCCCCGCGCCCGTGCCGGGGCAGGGCAGCACGGCGTTCCGCTATCGCCTGAATGACGACGGTGATACGCCGACGCTCTACCTGAATTCGCTGTTACCGGGCAAAAGCACGATCCCGCATAACCACGAGACCTGGGCGATCATCAGTGCCATCGAAGGGCAGGAGATCAACTACGTATACGCGCGCAGCGATGAGGGTCGCGAGCCGGGGTTCACCACCCTGACGCTGGAGAAAGAAGTGATCGTGCAGCCGGGCACCTCGATCTCGTTCCTCGGTGAAGACCTGCATGGCATCAAGGTCGAGGGCGAGCAGGCGACGTTGCATTTCCACCTCTATGGCTTGCCGCTGGAATCGCTGAACGGCCGATAT
The genomic region above belongs to Pseudomonas azotoformans and contains:
- a CDS encoding amino acid ABC transporter ATP-binding protein, with the translated sequence MPSTEPLVSLRDVHLSFGANPVLKGIDLDVLRGQAVSIIGPSGSGKSTILRCITGLLQPQRGSIRVGQTQVDTLAQEAQRIELRKRVGFVFQQYNLFPHLSVLENLVIAPRKVLGRNRADAEKDARALLAKVRMEHKADAYPGQLSGGQQQRVAIARALAMRPELILFDEVTSALDPETVGEVLTVIRELTEEGMTCVLVTHEMRFAEEISDVVYFTENGVIVEHGSAQQIFQNPASERTQTFLRHALGDTGRRGPIAHDPYLLTNLSRYSLSV
- a CDS encoding cysteine dioxygenase, which produces MSIENRADVIEAFLQQIRVINQRGVDRAALDEIVGLLENLAQRRDLFNFDEFPAPVPGQGSTAFRYRLNDDGDTPTLYLNSLLPGKSTIPHNHETWAIISAIEGQEINYVYARSDEGREPGFTTLTLEKEVIVQPGTSISFLGEDLHGIKVEGEQATLHFHLYGLPLESLNGRYGVEADGRILNYNASQMAPSIKAYA